The following is a genomic window from Synergistaceae bacterium.
ATAATCCTAATATGAATCTCGCGGCCGTTAATTGCTCATTCGGTAATTATGCAAGTATGACTCCTACAGAAGCACTGACTCAAGACGCTGCATATACTGCTTATAAGGCATTTGATAATTTGAATCGTTCATTATTAATATTTGCCGGCGGAAATGAAAGCATAAAAGAGGGCGGGCAGATAACTTTTACAGAACCGGGCATTATATGGCAGGTTTTATACGGCAGCAACGAACCTGCATTTAACAAAGGAGATTATGATTATCCTATTTCTTATACGGGTTTGAATAATGTAATCTCAGTAGGATCTATAGACTCATCTGATAAAGCACCGTTATTTACATGTTTTGGCGATAATATTCACGTTGCTGCACCCGGCTCCCAGATTCTAAGCACATATAACAGTCAAGATATATATCGCGAAATGCAGGGGAATTCAATGGCTGCTCCTCATGTAACAGGCTCGGCGGCTCTTCTTTTGTCTGCATATCCTGACGCTACACCGAATCAAGTAAAACAGGCAATTTTCCAGAGTGCGAACTCAAATATAAATCCCCTCGTTTATCCCTATCAACTTATGTGTGAATATGCAGCTAGAATATATGAAATTAGAATCGTTAATGTCTCAATCGATCAAGGAGCTTTAACGCCTGAAGAGGGACAAATAGCAATAGAGCAGTTCACTCAATTTGTTATGCAGGAACTCAAGGACTACGAGCAATACGACGGAAATTTCAAAGTCTCAAAATACGGCTTTATTGATTTAAGCGCGGCCCTTGAGAAATTATCTCAATTTGTAGCGAATGGAGAATATTTAACGCCTGAAGGTGATAGCGGCGGAGATGATTCTATTATTCCCCTTAAGAACAGCAGTTCAGGCTGTAATACAGGATTTACAAGCGGGATAATAATTTTTGCGGCGATTTCTTTATTCCTGATTTCTCGCAAATATATTTTATAAGAATGGAGTCATAACATGAAAAAATTTTTTGCTTTATCTTTATTGCTAGTTCTTGCAAGTTCCTGCGCATTTGCTGAAGATTACGTAAAGGGTGATGCTATTGTAGTATTCAGCGCAAATCAACCTGTTACACGTTCGGCACTCAGGGCAGGCGGAGTCCTTCATAATTCAGTACATGCCGCGGCAAATTCCGTTAATGCCTCAGTTAAAGCCGCTTATGAGACTCTTTCTGAATCAGACGGAAAAATTTTCGTTCATGTTCATTCAGACGTGTTGACGACCGAGCAGTTAATTAACGCACTCAAGCAAAGAAATGACGTTATAGCAGCTTCACCGAACAGAATCAATAAATTTTCTAAGACTCCTAATGACGAATTCTATAATGAATTATGGGGACTCGAAAAAATTAACGCGCCTCAAGCATGGGACTCTACAACGGGGAGTCAAGATATTTATGTTGCTGTAATTGACTCGGGATTCTATAAGCACCCTGATTTAACGGCAAATCTCGCAGAAAAATACGCCCTAGATTTCACTAACACATATGATAATAAATGGGATCTTGACGAAGTAGGACACGGGACTCACGTCGCTGGAACTGTCGGAGCAGTCGGCAATAATAATATCGGTGTCGCCGGCGTTAACTGGAACGTGAAAATTATTCCCTTCAAAGGCATTTAAGATAATGATGTTATATCAGCTCTTGATAGTTTAATACAAATTATCAGTACTGACAAAATCAAAGTCGCTGCAATTAATATGTCGTTCGGCGGTTATGAGTCAAATGCTCCCGAAGAAATGAATGATAACGCCGCCTATTTGGCCTATAAAGCATATGATAATAAGAATTATTCTGTGTTCGTAATCTCAGCAGGAAATGACGGCATAAATAACAGCGTCCCGACCCCTTTCGATCAGCCCGAATTCGAATGGCACGACATGCAAAGTAGAGATGCCCCTGTTTTCAAAAAAGGTCAATATGTTTATCCCGCAAATTATATCTTAAACAATAAAATCGTCGTCGGAGCTACTGCCTCAAATGACACCGCAAGTTCATTTAACTGGG
Proteins encoded in this region:
- a CDS encoding S8 family serine peptidase; the encoded protein is MKKFLLACVIISLVSSFAFAGEFIEGDVIVVFKSGESVTRSGLSETGTLRASVNAAVNSLGASIKTSYNDLSEADNKIFLHIHSDTKTTEQLISDLLKRDDVLAASPNYINYPRANRPNDEFYSYLWGLEKMNAPAVWDTTTGSENIYVAVMDSGIYEHSDLIANLATEYAQNFGNTDSWTDQNGHGTHVAGTIGAVGNNNIGIAGVNWKVKIIPLKIENANGGMPNSAIISALNYLTGLLRDNPNMNLAAVNCSFGNYASMTPTEALTQDAAYTAYKAFDNLNRSLLIFAGGNESIKEGGQITFTEPGIIWQVLYGSNEPAFNKGDYDYPISYTGLNNVISVGSIDSSDKAPLFTCFGDNIHVAAPGSQILSTYNSQDIYREMQGNSMAAPHVTGSAALLLSAYPDATPNQVKQAIFQSANSNINPLVYPYQLMCEYAARIYEIRIVNVSIDQGALTPEEGQIAIEQFTQFVMQELKDYEQYDGNFKVSKYGFIDLSAALEKLSQFVANGEYLTPEGDSGGDDSIIPLKNSSSGCNTGFTSGIIIFAAISLFLISRKYIL
- a CDS encoding S8 family serine peptidase is translated as MKKFFALSLLLVLASSCAFAEDYVKGDAIVVFSANQPVTRSALRAGGVLHNSVHAAANSVNASVKAAYETLSESDGKIFVHVHSDVLTTEQLINALKQRNDVIAASPNRINKFSKTPNDEFYNELWGLEKINAPQAWDSTTGSQDIYVAVIDSGFYKHPDLTANLAEKYALDFTNTYDNKWDLDEVGHGTHVAGTVGAVGNNNIGVAGVNWNVKIIPFKGI